The following DNA comes from Macrobrachium rosenbergii isolate ZJJX-2024 chromosome 5, ASM4041242v1, whole genome shotgun sequence.
AGataacacaaaaataatgaagataacttTCACAACaatagtgattatatatacattcagacaGACCGAACTGTTGACGAAGGAATGATTTGAATCGTATTCTACTCTTCGAAATATGGCCGTGCAGACATTTctttcaggaaagctggaaaTACGTTAACAAAATAATAGATGTTGACATTTCAAGTCTGGCCAAATAAGAAAACGGTAGCAAGACTGACTTTTAAGATCTTCCTTCCTCTccgtttgaattttttttgtgtgtgtgtaatgttcatctgtttttcctcACGGAATAAAATCAGTTTCACCAGCAAAAGAGTATACAGGTACGATACGCATGGTAACTGTGTGGATAAGAATCTGTAGGCGCAGCGAGTACAACCACAACGCGACCTTCCCATGCAACATATTGATTAGCTTCGTACCTGTTGACATGTGTGATTTGTTTGACCGGCATTCCAAATGGATCTAGGAATGGAGACGGATATGCTCGTGTTTCGAGCTTTTATTTCCTTCTAACACGAATGGATGATGCAGTCTAGAATCGCTTTCCGTCATTAGAATTACATTTGAGCAGATACGTGTTTCAATACAGACGTAGACATGCGTATATGAGAGTGTAGGAATGTACGTATACCGATGTTTGACTGTTTTTGTCCGTTTTTCGGGTTTCTTACTAATTCATGTCTCTTCGGACACTAGCGGGTCCcccggggtgggggtgggggtgtgctGGCCACCTGCCCCCATCATGAAAAGTAATGACAATATAGTAATTtggaagatttagaaaataacataaatgagaaatataaaaatgggaaaaaataaaaatctattatagaagaataaaattttgagaaaaaataacaataataataataacaataatctgaatgataataataatggattcgatatatatatatatatatatatatatatatatatatatatatatatatatatatatatatatatatatatatatataaattaaattggtggcccccatgaaatttttctggacccGCTAGTGTCTCTTCCACTACGAGTTTCTCTACTATGAATTTGCTTAAATGCTTCGTGCAGTTTGCTTTGAATTACTGACCCAAACAGTTACTCCGTTTACCTGTGCAATTAGTAACTCTTGCATTGGATGTGattaaatgatttaatttcaGTCACTGAAATACTTCGTCAATGGGCATTTGGAAATCGAAGCAGCCGAGCTCAACGATGTCACATATCTGTGGACTTCTTTAGGCCTATGGCTCTTTATTCACCCATTTAAGAGAGCCAATACATGTTATTTCTTGCGTTGCTTTTACTATATTGAATATGCTTGATATGTTGTGATGTTTTTGAGACTGATGTCTGAGGTCGTCCTCTAGTGATCGCAAAATTGATGGTTTGAAATAATTCGGAAAAATAGTAGGGAAGGTTAAGTCTAGTTAACATTTCATCTCCCCACGCTACAGGCCTAAGAACCAGAACTCATTTTACAAAACAGCCAATGCTATGGGTAGACCATCTCAACGGCCTTCCCAActcttttgttgtatattttttcgcACTTTGTTGTCAAAATTTACCTACACCATGAAGCCAATGCTTGTAGAAACACTGGGGTCGTGCTTGCCATTGTCGTAAGTATAACATTAGCTATGTTTTAGAATGAGTCTAAGCTAGTTTGGCATTAAGACTACCGTGTTCTAGCCGAATTCACAATAATCTTATAGCCAGGACAACCGAACTGGTCATTATTTTGACGAAGAGGCTAATATCTCTCATCGATTGCACTAACAGCACTCGACGAACCTATACAGAATGGGCCTGTGGCCCAAATTTTCGTCACTTTGCTCCTTGATATCACAAAAAAACATAGTCATAGCGCATGGTTAAATGATCTTAATCATAGACCTAGTAAAGTTTTCATGTCTATTGTATCTTCTAAACAAACACCAGTCTCATCGTGAAAACTCTGCATGGCCTTTCGCATGGTTTCCTGCCTTCCTTAGAGGCTGTTTGCCGATTTCCTCTGTACGGCTCTTCGATATTTTGTATGTTAGGCGACATAGCAAACCCTTGATAGCACGATCCCTGATAAACAGACTCCGCAGAGTAAGTGAAATTATTTCAAACAATCAGCCAAGCGAATCCGATTTCTCCCTATTCTCAAGATAGAATCCACGAAATTTATCCTTGTAATTTTTTACACTAAAATACAAGTCACTCCAAAATTATGCTTTATAGATCTTTTGAAATTAAGTCGTAGACTTAAGTTCCTTTACTTACAGGTCTGTATATTTAAGTACACCTTTATTATACGTGAAGGAAAGAACGGATTTCATTCACATGACTGAATTTTGATGTCAACCAGAGCCTCCATTTGAATCAAGACTCCTTTTCTCGCTTTTTTGATTGTTATTGAGGCCGATGTGCCAAGaaaacaacattttttctttatgttcttgAATGACAACGTAAATGATACAGGGGGTTTGTAACGTTTGATTTTTCCCCTCCTACTTTAATTATGTCCGTTTAGTTTTCTTCTGCGTgcgttttatttttacagatgaCGTCTGTTCTATATGACTAACCCCTAAGAATGAAGGCTCATTATGagtaataatttaaagaaaacaatattgtaaacagaTCTTCAAGGAAAAGCAACAATGTAAGAATGAGAAATGATTCCTTAACAATGGTTGTTTATAATCAGCGGAGGCTGATGGGactaggaaagagagaaagaaaattaccaCAAAGTTGAGATCTTCCTCACAAAAGAGGGACgggataccaaaaaaaaaaaaaaaaaaaccggcttaAGAGAAATGGTCACAATTTGGACTGAGAAGCGGACCAAAACACTAACCTGAAGAACTCACCAAGGCAACGATGCCCTGAAGTTATTTAGGTTTCGGTCCGTCGGATTCAGCCTCAGTTGCGCACTGTTGGAAGGAGGTGGCGATTCTCGGAAGGCGTAGTGATTCCCAAATCTGAAACCATCCGCTGACGGGATATTTCAAGATGCTATGATGAACAAGGAAGGCAACTTTTGCCACAATTCCACACCACTGACTTGCACACACTCGCTGGCCCCTTCCCAGAAGACAGGAGAACTGACCAAgaatccctccctcctgtaaGTCCCAGTGACCACAGATTAGCTGGTTGCGGGCGAGTGGTGGCGAGTAAACAACCATTGTTTGATGGTTCTTTATccagccattatatatatatatatatatatatatatatatatatatatatatatatatatatatatatatatatatatatatatatgggcaaatAACCGAGATATAGGCAAATGAATCAcataatattagaaaataatatatttggccacaataaacccctaaaaatgtGTGGGAATTTTTTCCATGCTTCGTGTGGCTGACAGTAAAACGAAGATCCCACTTCTGCACCCGATCATCTTGTGCATaaaaacttccacaccggaggcCACATTCCCACGTTTCGGCAACACTGCATGGACCTATTCTAAACTACAACCGTAGTCAAGACAGCTTGTGACACTTCTGCTATTCATAACTCATCCAAGTAAAGTAAGCTGTTGTGAAGGAAATAGAAGAAACTCTGAACAAGGTCGAACACCTTATCCATCTCAAAATGccaatgaatatcttttacttgGCATTCCAAAGTATCATCATTTAATATCTATTATTTAGGCAATCTGGTAATTCAAAGCAAGCACAACTAAACGGCATACTTACCAACTGCCTCTTACACTGTCGTTGTTCGGTGAAACCGAATTTTGTCAGTCATGTTTCATACATGTCCTAAGGTTACTTTGGCTAAGAAACTTACATCACCACAACTGGCCAAAGACCAAATAGATATTTTGGTGTCCATTACACATATTCTAAAGAGAGATAATCTAGGTGTCTGTCATGTATTTTTTAAGCAGGTACGATTTTGCCTAGTACTAATTAAGTGCATGACCAAGAGATGATAATTACAAGGTTTGCACTCTTGAGAAGATGGACAGGACAGTGAAAGTTGgtcaaacaatatatatagtctgtgtttTCGGAGCTGACGGTCAATAAATATCTGTcatctactccgaggtgctagtactaagcaccggatagtaaatataaagtagacggccgcacgaagatatcgcttattaatacaatttgtcgaccacacaatatagaagtgggtgtatataatactttgatccccgagggctagtaataaacatggAATCCCAaagagcttccgccatgtttagtactagcacctcggaataggtgacgcgtagataacaggccaaagtagcaccaatAAATGTATCCGATATTTGAAATTCATCGAGATTGGTGAAGATCTTGGTCGGCATCTATCATTGGTTACAGAGATACTGGTTACAGATTTTTATGTCAccttaaaatgataaagaaagacATCTCAGTGACCGATCTTAACGGGCTTGCCAAATAAAACGCGCAGGATGTTACAGTGAAGGTCATAATGAAGGACTTAGGCTTATCCTTCTTTTTCATGTGCTCTTCTTCCTTTACGTATTGCAATGGGAAAAGGGAGGGATAAaaaccttacagagagagagagagagagagagagagagagagagagagagagagagagagagagagagagagaagctgcaaTATAAGTTGGAAGGGgaagacaaacacacacaggaaAAGTTATAAAACAATCAAGATCTAAAAAATGCGTTTTATTTACTACAAAGAAGCATTACATGTATATCACAGCCACttccatttaggaaaaaaataaatattcgcaCAAGGCCTTAGGTTACAAAGTTTCATACACGTTACTCTTTggtcaaaaaagaataaatatataaataaataaataaatagacgaaTACAATAACAGACAACAAAACATGtacagagagagatttcaaagacGTCTTACGAGGCTACagcatatttaaatttattttcctcaaGGCAAATCAACCCCGCCAGATCTCTCGCACTCTTTGGTTTTCCCAGCTTTACGGTTGACGCAACCAGTGACAGCATCAACCGGAAGTGACGTCGCAGTCGAATATATCAAACTGGACACCGGCTCCTTTGCTCTCCAGCTCTCCTTCAGTGATTGTGGAAACGGTGCCGTTCTCGATGTGTAGGTACCGACCTGCAATAAgagatttgttgaaaaataaataaacaaataagtaaataaagagatagataaataaataaataaataaatgtgtgtctATGTGTTACAACGCTCAAATGACAATGTCTGTATGGTGCTATGGGCCTACCAGAGTGCATGTTCTGTATGACGTAATACGCGTCTCCCTCATCTTTCTTAAATATCCTGAAGAATCTGTTGTCTGTCCTCGTTGCTGATGTGACGTCACTCGTTTCATCATTCTGGCAAGTAAAGAGAATCGGTCTGGTTTAGCCTATTGTTGAAAACAAACGCTTAACATTTGTTTTAGAATCTCCGTAGGAGAGATCCTTTTCGATGAAGCtgtggtagatatatatatgcacatattcaGGCCCACATAACACACACGTAATACTTACATGGACTCCAACTGTCCCGCTGGCGTTTTCACTCAGATAGCCTCCTTGTTGAGACTCGATGACGACAAACTCTCCGCTGGCCAGAAGTGCGACTCTGAATTTGTGCTTTCTCAAACACACTGTtcgggggagaagaagaagaagaagaagatgccaTTAagtgaaaggaggaggaaatgatcCATTTCTCAAAGTCATTTTAAAAAGTTCATGAATGAATTCATCTCGAATTATCGTCATACTTACAGTTGCTTTCCATTTGTCCTGAGCCAACGACGACCGATCCGTTATCGATATGCAAGAAGTTGATGAAATCGCTGTTTAGCCGAAGTTTAAAGGCTTGCGTCGACAAATGCTTACTCCTCTTGGGACTAATGCCTTCTGCTGAGCCTGAAATCGGACAGAATCTCAGTTGAAGTTGACGTTCATGGTAGTCGATGTCTTAAAATCTACGGTCATATGCATCCCAGTTTCACTTTCAGATTTTTAAGGGCTTTCAGTCAAAAAAAGTGAAGCTTAAGGTTTTACCCTAACCAGTGCTGTTGCCAATTTtcaatagtaataattatcatgataattataatggtaattattgttattattattattattattattactattattattattattattattattattattattattattattattcagaagatagacccctattctcatggaacaagcctataggggccatcggcttgaaattcaggcttcgaaaggatatggtgttcatttttaagaacttacagaagataatgggagAGTCAGAAAGAACAAATCagtgattagaaaataaaaaaaaacataaataaacaaataaataaatagattaatacgAATAAATGATTCGAGCTACTACGGATGATGGAAACGTGAAACGGATGAAATAAACGAGCAATGTTTTCCACTTACGTCGAGACCTGTAGTGGGTATCAGCGTCGCTCAGACGAGGAGATGAGAAATCAATGTCTTCGGTGGGGAGGGGGTTCTAAAAGACACAGAAGTAAGTAAGTcagtaaatggaaataatggCAGGTGAAAACATAAAATAGCAAAAACGATCTTTAACTTTGTAGACAACAGCGTGTGGAAAAAGTGTGATGAtattaatttaaagttattttcatagGTATTTAAGGCAATGATtcttttgtaagttattttcGTAGGTATTTAAGGCAATGATTCTTTTGTCAGTTATTTTCTTAGGCATTTAAGGCAATGATTCTCTTGTCAGTTATTTTCATAGGCATTTAAGGCAATGATtcttttgtaagttatttttcgTAGGCATTTAAGGCAATGATtcttttgtaagttattttcGTAGGCATTTAAGGCAATGATTCTTTTATAAGTTATTTTCGTAGGTATTTACGGCAACCAAGTGCAATgattcaatgatttttttaaatttattttcgtaGGTATTTAAGGCAACTCATTTCATGCCAGTTAAGTTTAAAGATAATGAATTTGAGCGGAAAAAATACTTACACTTGATATGTCGCTTTCGTCAGTTCTTTCTGTGGCCGGAGACCGTAATCTGCAATTAGAGAGACATTATGGAATATTGTCATCGtacattagatatattttacttattactatattataattcacttatcactgtattgtatttcacttattactatattatatttcacttataactgtattatattttacttatttctatattatattttacttatcactACGTATTCAGATATGCTACATTGCAAATCAGAGTTTTAGCGTTATACTATTTTGCTATAACTGAAAAAACTCACCGAGTTATTTCTATAAAATCAACACGCGATTAGTGTGACGCTAATGTAGAACATTgcaaggtacacacacacacacacacacacacacacacacacacacacacacacacacacacatatatatatatacactgtatatatatatatatatatatatatatatatatatatatatatatatatatatatatatatatatatatatatatatatatatatatatatatatatatatatatatatatatctcaaatcaCAGGTTGACTAAGGAAGCAgttcattttcttatctttattctgACGTTTcataatattacctttattacatcttctgggaatcttcagtcttcctctctctgaactgaagattcccagaagatgtaataaaggtaatattaagAAACGTCCGAATAAAGATtagacaaatgtagaaaatgacCTGTCTCCTTAGTTAACCTGTGATTTGATGTCACTCTTGGCCTTCATCTATCTGCgccttggatatatatatatatatatatatatatatatatatatatatatatatatatatatatatatatatatatacatatatatatataatatatatatatatatggatatatatatatataaaccataaatatatgcatggatatacatacacatacatggaattttatttttttttatttatatatgtatgtatatctatatatatatatatatatatatatatatatatatatatatatatatacatatatatatatatatatatatatatatatatatatatatatatatgtgtgtgtgtgtgtgtgtgtgtgtatgtgtgtgtgagtatgtgtatttgcatatatatatatatatatatatatatatatatatatatatatatatatgtatatatatatgtgtgtgtgtgtgtattattcatctcctcttctctcttaCCCAGTCAAGAGTCCCAGAAGAAGAGCGACTCCCGAAACGCCGACGAAGGACCCATGGGTGTTAGGGAGGGTCATGTCTGTCCCGGTAACGTTCTGTGGAAGTCTCATGGTGAGCGAAGGTCCCTCTTCTTAAGTTACGGTAACGTCGGGATGTGGAAGCGTCCTTCCTACGCAGGGTAAGCAGAGAAATGTGTAAGATGTTTCAAGAATTCCTGCTTAGCTTTGGAGAGTAAGACAACTGTTTTTCAATCTATTCCACTTCTCACAGATGCAGTACTCTTGAATTTCTGACCGGGAGCGAGTTTTACCTCTAACAGCAGTTGAGGATTGAATGAATCAAATTCTCGTCCAACGACACTTTTTGACGAAATGCAGAGCTTGTGGTTCTGCTGATCGCTAGTCGCAATGTGACCAAGTAATAGCTTAACCGCCTTTTATACGTGGTTCGAGCAAGCGGGGAAATTACTCTAGGAGAGTCTCCAGCCTTCGTTTCCGGGGGTCTCTCGCGAGCCGTAGTAGGTTAGTATTTTTGGGGAAAGTGTTGCTTACGAAAACGCTGAGGGACTAACGTTCTTATGCCGTACGTCACGTGGTGTAAGCTCAGCTATACGGGTAGTGATCGTCTCTCATGAACGTCCAATCTTACGTGGATGGGAGTCCTGGCGCAATCATATCTTTGCGACGCGTATTCTGACGAGCAACGCTCGTCGAATCTTCTCAGGCGCCTAGAAGAAATCATGGAATAATGGAATATACAGTACGTTTAGACTGCCATGATCATGATCATAAACGTAATCATTATCCCTATGGCTGACTCGCAGGCTATTGAAAGAGTGAAGATGAAAACAAGTGACTGGAAAAAAGTTTCATGACTCAGAGCTGTGAACGTTCCAGCCGTCCTATTGATTCTCGAGAGAAGAAGGATTCGGGAGATGACCTTGTTCACCTGGAGGCTCATTCGTATGCGGGTGACTTTCTCTGCTCGCGCAAAAAAGTTCCTCCTGTTGACCATTTGCCGTCTCATCTTGGCTGGAAAGCGTAGATAATATCCCGTAGGTAAATTACTCttaatctttccttttcctttcaaagtTTGGCATTCTCTagtaataattagataaaaatacatttttatctattttttttttctttctaataagtgtgatctcttctttctgtatttcactttacttcctcttacttcatcctaatgaacaccatattcttaggaagcttgaatttcaagtcaatggcccctgtaggtttgttccatatgaatcggtttcatcaactgaataataataataataataataataataataataataataataataataataataataataataataataataataatgtccgcCAGTTCaatctccattctttccattttatattaaaaaaaattatctatcaaAGGAGGTTTAGGTAGTACACCCCTTTctccggttaaaaaaaaaaaataaataaaataaaatcttatgatTTCTCCATCCATGTAGAGGTCAATTAACCGTAAGCTTCCTTTGCATTTTCCTCTGAGTGATTCTAAGCGTATTTTAGTTAATGATGTTCCTTCTGTtgaactcaaaatatttttttaatgacattcaTTCACTTCAATtgaaagttatgttttttttttttcttggttatatCCCGGATGCCTTATCTCGAAAGCtcgtgtgtgcgcgcgcctgattttttttttttttttttttatatcggtcttcagtgaatttaatttatttattatgtaaccGACTGATATGATGAAATTCAAAacagtacacattttttttagaCTGGGGGCTTTCGTATATATTCAgacaacgaattttttttttaggctgggGGCGTTCGTATGTATTCAGAcaacgaagtttttttttagctgggGGCTTTCGTATATATTCCAACaacgaaatttttattttttagactggGGGTGTTCGTATGTATTCAGataacgaagtttttttttttctttaggctgGGGGCTTTCTTACATATTCCACCAacgaagtttttattttctagacTGGGGCGTTCGTATGTATTCAGACaacggagtttttattttattagactGGGGGCGTTCGTATGCATTCAGAAAACGAAGTTCTTATTTTTTAGACTGGGGGCGTTCGAATGTATTCAGACAACgaagtttttactttttagacTGGGGGCGTTCGTATGTATTCAGACAacgaagtttttaatttttagactgGGGCGTTCGTATGTATTCAGACAACGAAGTTAATTTTTTAGACTTGGGGGCGTTCGTATGTATTCAGACaacgaagtttttattttttagactgaTGGCGTTCGTATGTATTCAGACAACGAAGTTAATTTTTTAGACTTGGGGGCGTTCAGACAacgaagtttttaatttttagactgggggttttcttatgtattcagacaacgaagtttttaatttttagactgggggttttcttatgtattcagacaacgaagtttttaatttttagagtttttaatttttttaatttttagactgGGGTTTTTGTATGTATTCAGacaacgaagtttttttttttagactgggGTTTTCTTAGACTTTTAATTTTTAGACTGGGGGCGTTTGTATGTATTCAGacaacgaagtttttttttttttagactgggGGCTTTCGTATATATCCAAACaacgaagtttttattttttagactggGGCGTTCATATGTATTCAGACAACGAAGTTAATATTTTAGAATGGGGGCGTTCGTATGTATTCAGACaacgaaattttaatttttagactgggggttttcttatgtattcagaCAACTTAtactgaagtttttaatttttagactgggggttttattttgtattcagacAACGGCTTTAATTTTTAGACTGGGGTTTTCTTATATTCAGACAACGAAGTTAATTTTTAGACTGGggttttcttatgtattcagacaacgaagtttttaattttagacTATATATTCAGACAacgaagtttttaatttttagactgGTGGCTTTCGTATGTATTCAGAAaacgaagtttttatttttttgcctggGGGCGTTCGTATGTATTcagacaacattttttttattttttagactggGGGCTTTCATATGTATTCCGACaacgaaatttttattttttagactgtGGGCGTTCGTATGTATTCAAACAAcggagtttttaatttttttagactgGGGGCTTTCGTATGCATTCGGATAACGAAGTTTTCAATTTTTAGACTGGGACTTTCTCATGTATTCGGACAACGAAGTTAATTTTTTAGACTGGGgcgttcatatatatttttatttttttgcctggGGGCaacgaagtttttattttttagactggGGGCGTTCGGATGTATTCAGACAACGAAGTTTTTAACTTCTAGACTGATGGCCTTCGTATGTATTTAGACAACGAAGTTTTTAACTTCTAGACTGAGGGCTTTCGTATGTATTTAGACAACTAAGTTTTTAATTTCTAGGCTGGGGTGGTTCATATGTATTCAGACaacgaagtttttatttttttagactgAGGGCGTTCATATGTATTCAGAAAacgaagtttttaatttttagactgGGGGCTTTCGTATGTATTTAGAcaagaaagtttttaatttccAGACTGGGGGCGTTCGCATGTATTCAGacaatgaagtttttattttttagactgg
Coding sequences within:
- the LOC136838992 gene encoding uncharacterized protein, with amino-acid sequence MRLPQNVTGTDMTLPNTHGSFVGVSGVALLLGLLTGLRSPATERTDESDISSNPLPTEDIDFSSPRLSDADTHYRSRRSAEGISPKRSKHLSTQAFKLRLNSDFINFLHIDNGSVVVGSGQMESNLCLRKHKFRVALLASGEFVVIESQQGGYLSENASGTVGVHNDETSDVTSATRTDNRFFRIFKKDEGDAYYVIQNMHSGRYLHIENGTVSTITEGELESKGAGVQFDIFDCDVTSG